The following are from one region of the Bradyrhizobium septentrionale genome:
- a CDS encoding OFA family MFS transporter, giving the protein MTTMSSAGRVSAAGAGFLDKEHTIAAAGFNRWLVPPAALCIHLCIGMAYGFSVFWLPLSRAIGLTAPKACPDISLFQELFTTTCDWKVASMGWMYTLFFVVLGLSAAMWGGWLERVGPRKAGFVSALCWCGGLVLGAIGIITHQLWLMWLGSGVIGGIGLGLGYISPVSTLVKWFPDRRGMATGMAIMGFGGGAMIGAPLANLLMNYFKTPTSVGVWETFLTMGVIYLVFMMIGAFRYRLPPSGWQPEGWTPPAKANAMISTKNVHLDNAHKTPQFWLIWWVLCLNVSAGIGVIGMASPMLQEIFAGKLIGLPNIGFNALDASQKAQIAAIAAGFAGLLSLFNIGGRFFWASLSDKIGRKNTYYTFFVLGIVLYALAPTFAAMGSKLLFVLGFGIILSMYGGGFATVPAYLADMFGTQFVGAIHGRLLTAWSTAGIIGPVVVNYIREFQLAAGVPRDQLYNTTMYILCAMLVAGFICNYLIKPVDPKWHMSDAEVAKLQAATATGGNGATGSFGIGKGGLDGRAALFWLFVGIPLAWGIYMTLLSAVKIL; this is encoded by the coding sequence ATGACGACGATGAGCAGCGCCGGACGCGTATCGGCTGCAGGCGCAGGTTTCCTCGACAAGGAACACACGATCGCGGCCGCCGGCTTCAATCGCTGGCTGGTGCCGCCGGCCGCGCTGTGCATCCATCTGTGCATCGGCATGGCCTACGGCTTCTCGGTATTCTGGCTGCCGCTGTCGCGCGCGATCGGCCTGACCGCGCCGAAGGCATGCCCGGACATTTCGCTGTTCCAGGAATTGTTCACGACCACTTGCGACTGGAAGGTCGCGAGCATGGGCTGGATGTACACGCTGTTCTTCGTCGTGCTCGGTCTATCCGCCGCAATGTGGGGCGGCTGGCTGGAGCGCGTCGGCCCGCGCAAGGCTGGCTTCGTTTCCGCGCTGTGCTGGTGCGGAGGTCTCGTGCTCGGCGCGATCGGCATCATCACCCATCAATTGTGGCTGATGTGGCTCGGCTCCGGCGTGATCGGCGGCATCGGCCTTGGCCTCGGCTACATCTCGCCGGTGTCGACGCTGGTGAAATGGTTCCCCGACCGCCGCGGCATGGCGACCGGCATGGCCATCATGGGTTTCGGCGGCGGCGCCATGATCGGCGCACCGCTCGCCAATCTGCTGATGAACTATTTCAAGACGCCGACCTCGGTCGGTGTCTGGGAAACCTTCCTCACCATGGGCGTGATCTATCTGGTGTTCATGATGATCGGCGCGTTCCGCTACCGCCTGCCGCCGTCTGGCTGGCAGCCGGAGGGCTGGACGCCGCCGGCCAAGGCCAACGCGATGATCTCGACCAAGAACGTGCACCTCGATAACGCGCACAAGACGCCGCAGTTCTGGCTGATCTGGTGGGTGCTGTGCTTGAACGTGTCGGCCGGCATCGGCGTGATCGGCATGGCCTCGCCGATGCTGCAGGAGATCTTCGCCGGCAAGCTGATCGGGCTGCCCAATATCGGCTTCAACGCGCTCGACGCTTCGCAGAAGGCGCAGATCGCGGCGATCGCCGCAGGCTTCGCCGGCCTGCTGTCGCTGTTCAACATCGGCGGCCGGTTCTTCTGGGCCTCGCTGTCGGACAAGATCGGCCGCAAGAACACCTATTACACGTTCTTCGTGCTCGGCATCGTGCTCTACGCGCTGGCGCCGACCTTCGCCGCGATGGGCTCGAAGCTGCTGTTCGTGCTCGGCTTCGGCATCATCCTGTCGATGTATGGCGGCGGCTTCGCCACCGTGCCGGCCTATCTCGCCGACATGTTCGGCACCCAGTTCGTCGGCGCGATCCATGGCCGGCTGCTGACGGCCTGGTCGACCGCGGGCATCATCGGCCCTGTCGTGGTGAACTACATCCGCGAATTCCAGCTCGCCGCCGGCGTGCCGCGCGACCAGCTCTACAACACCACGATGTACATCCTGTGCGCGATGCTGGTCGCGGGCTTCATCTGCAACTATTTGATCAAGCCGGTCGATCCGAAGTGGCACATGAGCGACGCCGAGGTGGCGAAGCTGCAGGCGGCGACGGCAACCGGCGGCAATGGTGCGACCGGATCGTTCGGCATCGGCAAGGGCGGTCTGGACGGCAGGGCGGCGCTGTTCTGGCTGTTCGTCGGCATTCCGCTGGCCTGGGGCATCTACATGACGCTGCTCAGCGCAGTCAAAATCCTCTGA
- a CDS encoding sulfurtransferase TusA family protein has protein sequence MTTTKLDLTGLKCPLPALKTRKALKGVTAGDFLEVHCTDPLSVIDIPNLIRETGDKVEITERSDVRIVFLIEKANGTIDNSNAASPRAR, from the coding sequence ATGACCACGACAAAGCTCGATCTCACCGGCCTGAAATGCCCGCTGCCCGCGCTGAAGACGCGCAAGGCGCTGAAGGGCGTGACGGCAGGCGATTTCCTCGAAGTGCACTGCACCGATCCGCTTTCGGTGATCGACATCCCGAATCTCATTCGGGAGACCGGCGACAAGGTCGAGATCACCGAACGAAGCGACGTTCGCATCGTTTTTTTGATCGAGAAAGCAAATGGCACGATAGATAATTCAAATGCTGCATCGCCGCGTGCGCGATAG